A genomic segment from Flexistipes sp. encodes:
- a CDS encoding gamma-glutamylcyclotransferase family protein produces MSKNYNVFVYGTLMKGFDGYKKYMCKGNYITEGSLKGIMYHTGSGYPAVIYNTKKGGEVSGELYSVDENLMKDLRRYEGIGSLLTCYEEKLVKIQTKDGDIPARVFVVSPFWKNLIKLSGVLVSNGDWKKFVTAPPKKAWQTIAPAILFFVSFIFVFQIIFKITG; encoded by the coding sequence GTGTCTAAAAATTATAACGTTTTTGTATATGGGACTCTAATGAAAGGTTTTGACGGGTATAAAAAATATATGTGTAAGGGGAATTATATAACTGAGGGCTCCTTAAAGGGAATTATGTACCATACCGGTTCCGGTTATCCTGCAGTTATCTATAACACTAAAAAAGGCGGTGAGGTATCCGGGGAACTCTACAGTGTGGACGAAAATTTGATGAAAGACCTCAGGCGGTATGAGGGTATAGGCTCATTGCTGACATGTTATGAAGAGAAACTGGTAAAAATCCAAACAAAAGATGGTGATATACCGGCGAGGGTTTTTGTGGTTTCACCCTTCTGGAAAAATCTTATTAAGCTTTCAGGTGTATTGGTGAGCAACGGCGACTGGAAAAAGTTTGTAACAGCTCCGCCGAAAAAGGCTTGGCAGACAATAGCACCTGCTATCCTTTTTTTCGTTTCTTTTATATTTGTTTTTCAGATTATTTTTAAGATAACGGGGTGA
- a CDS encoding leucyl aminopeptidase family protein gives MKVSCRKKIALNSKKEAIVIPVYKNMRSIKQLTGKRIDDEIHRIISSDYFNYKEKEIKSFYMEINKKLKKIYLVNVPKELEEYRYYMELGSKFAKICRQDMIYSFSILSFEDIAGEKKDFDHIKSFIEGIYFGLYDFSYYKSKKENHELEEIEVITSSTKLKKYMDTYSEEIKTLFGYVYKAKDLINYPAGDIVPDTFCRYLKKNLPESVKLTEYDHNELKSKNFNLIYTVGKGSENKPKLAVLEYRGNSESDKSIALVGKGVTFDTGGTNLKPTGSIETMKTDMAGAATVYAVVSALAESGAKVNVYAYLPLAENTIGGAAYKPGDIIKSYSGKTVEILNTDAEGRLIMADALSFAIEKDPEIVIDIATLTGACVIALGSHCAGLISNRKFLAKNISDISYDISEDIWELPLYEGYTDRIKGKIADLQNISTKKREAGTTIAGLFLREFINNYPWIHLDIAGTAFLEDEHPIFGSNASGFGVRLLYHFIKKYYTSG, from the coding sequence ATGAAAGTCTCATGCAGAAAAAAGATAGCACTTAATTCCAAAAAGGAAGCCATTGTTATTCCCGTTTACAAGAATATGAGATCTATAAAGCAGCTGACAGGCAAGCGAATAGATGACGAAATTCACCGTATTATCTCATCGGATTATTTTAACTACAAAGAAAAAGAAATAAAAAGTTTTTATATGGAAATAAATAAAAAGCTGAAAAAGATATATCTTGTCAATGTCCCCAAAGAGCTTGAAGAATATCGTTATTACATGGAGCTGGGAAGCAAATTCGCAAAAATCTGCAGACAGGATATGATCTATTCTTTTTCCATACTTTCTTTTGAAGATATAGCAGGCGAGAAAAAAGATTTCGATCATATAAAAAGTTTTATCGAAGGTATTTATTTCGGGCTTTACGATTTCAGCTATTATAAATCAAAGAAAGAGAATCATGAATTAGAGGAAATTGAGGTAATTACTTCATCCACAAAACTGAAAAAATACATGGACACTTATTCTGAGGAAATCAAGACTCTCTTCGGATATGTGTACAAGGCTAAAGATCTGATAAATTATCCCGCAGGAGATATAGTACCTGATACCTTCTGCCGATATTTGAAAAAAAATCTGCCGGAAAGCGTAAAACTGACGGAATATGACCATAACGAGCTCAAATCAAAGAACTTTAATCTCATATATACAGTTGGCAAAGGGAGTGAGAACAAACCGAAGCTTGCAGTACTGGAATACCGGGGGAATTCCGAAAGTGATAAATCTATCGCATTAGTCGGCAAAGGGGTTACTTTTGACACCGGGGGAACAAACCTTAAACCCACAGGAAGCATTGAAACGATGAAAACGGATATGGCAGGGGCAGCCACTGTTTATGCAGTAGTTTCAGCCCTGGCCGAAAGCGGAGCAAAGGTAAATGTATATGCCTATCTTCCCCTTGCGGAAAACACCATCGGCGGGGCCGCATATAAACCCGGAGACATTATCAAATCATACAGCGGAAAAACTGTGGAAATTTTAAACACTGATGCCGAAGGGCGCCTCATTATGGCAGATGCCTTAAGTTTTGCCATAGAAAAAGATCCGGAAATTGTTATCGATATAGCCACCTTGACCGGAGCCTGTGTAATAGCACTCGGAAGCCATTGCGCCGGCTTAATATCCAACAGAAAATTTCTGGCCAAAAACATATCCGACATCTCTTACGATATTTCCGAGGATATTTGGGAGCTTCCTTTATATGAAGGCTACACAGACCGTATAAAAGGAAAGATAGCGGATCTCCAGAACATCAGCACAAAAAAGAGAGAAGCCGGAACAACCATTGCCGGGCTCTTCCTCAGAGAATTTATCAACAATTATCCCTGGATTCACCTGGATATTGCAGGGACAGCTTTTCTTGAGGATGAGCATCCAATATTCGGGAGCAATGCCAGCGGATTCGGGGTGAGGCTGCTGTATCATTTCATAAAAAAATACTATACTTCCGGATAA